A portion of the Segatella copri DSM 18205 genome contains these proteins:
- a CDS encoding CCA tRNA nucleotidyltransferase: protein MRNLTNAELAQILDKDIFHKISEAADGLSVECYVVGGYVRDLFLERPSNDIDVVVVGSGIEVASALKKMLGRKAHLSVFRNFGTAQVKYQDTEVEFVGARKESYQHDSRKPIVEDGTLEDDQNRRDFTINAMAICLNKDRFGELVDPFDGVYDMEDGIIATPLDPDITFSDDPLRMMRCVRFATQLNFQIEEETYDALSRNAERLKIISAERICDEMNKIMLSKHPSSGFYYLKDTGLLDLILPELIAMDKVETRNGRAHKNNYDHTMEVLENVCKHSDNLWLRWAALFHDIGKPKSKRWDNNIGWTFHSHNIIGAKMIPGIFRRMKLPMDAKMKYVQKLVELHMRPIVIADEEVTDSAVRRLLNDAGDDINDLMTLCEADITSKNQVRKQRFLDNFKMVREKLVDLQERDYKRLLQPCIDGNEIMEMFHLTPCREVGTLKQYLKDAVLDNKVANEREPLMELLMKKAQEMGLVNAENSK from the coding sequence ATGAGAAATTTGACCAATGCCGAACTGGCACAGATACTGGATAAGGATATATTTCATAAGATTTCAGAGGCAGCAGATGGGCTGTCTGTGGAGTGTTATGTAGTAGGTGGATATGTGCGTGATCTCTTCCTGGAGCGACCTTCCAATGATATTGATGTCGTTGTGGTTGGTAGCGGTATAGAGGTTGCTTCTGCCTTGAAGAAGATGCTCGGAAGAAAGGCGCATCTCTCTGTGTTCCGTAATTTCGGAACAGCACAAGTGAAATATCAGGATACAGAAGTGGAGTTTGTGGGCGCCCGTAAGGAGAGCTATCAGCACGATTCCAGAAAGCCTATTGTGGAAGATGGAACGCTGGAGGATGACCAGAACCGCCGCGACTTTACCATCAATGCGATGGCTATCTGCCTGAACAAAGACCGTTTTGGAGAACTCGTAGATCCTTTTGATGGCGTCTACGATATGGAAGATGGCATTATTGCCACTCCGCTCGACCCGGATATCACTTTTTCTGATGACCCGCTGCGTATGATGCGTTGCGTGCGTTTCGCTACCCAACTCAATTTCCAGATAGAGGAGGAGACCTATGATGCGCTCTCCCGCAATGCCGAGCGCCTGAAGATTATCAGTGCTGAGCGAATCTGCGACGAGATGAACAAGATTATGCTCTCCAAGCACCCAAGCAGCGGTTTCTATTACCTGAAAGATACAGGTCTGCTCGATCTCATTCTTCCGGAACTGATTGCGATGGACAAGGTGGAAACCCGTAACGGCAGGGCACATAAGAATAATTACGACCATACGATGGAGGTGCTCGAGAATGTGTGCAAGCATTCAGATAACCTCTGGCTCCGCTGGGCTGCTCTCTTCCACGACATCGGTAAACCGAAGAGCAAGCGCTGGGACAATAATATCGGCTGGACATTCCACAGTCATAATATAATAGGTGCAAAGATGATTCCGGGTATCTTCCGCCGTATGAAACTTCCGATGGATGCGAAGATGAAGTATGTGCAGAAGCTGGTAGAACTCCACATGCGTCCGATTGTGATTGCTGATGAGGAGGTTACCGACAGTGCCGTTCGCCGCCTGCTGAATGATGCCGGTGATGACATCAACGACCTGATGACGCTCTGCGAGGCTGATATCACCAGCAAGAACCAGGTGCGCAAGCAGCGTTTTCTGGATAATTTCAAGATGGTGCGCGAGAAACTGGTTGATCTGCAGGAACGTGATTATAAGCGACTTCTCCAGCCATGCATCGATGGTAATGAGATTATGGAGATGTTCCATCTTACCCCTTGCCGCGAGGTAGGCACCCTGAAGCAGTATCTCAAGGATGCTGTATTGGATAATAAGGTGGCTAATGAGCGTGAACCGTTGATGGAACTTCTGATGAAGAAGGCTCAGGAGATGGGATTGGTAAATGCAGAAAACTCAAAATAG
- a CDS encoding efflux RND transporter periplasmic adaptor subunit: protein MKIKSVLFVAAVCVLAALTSCGGSKKGGLPDFSDDEFAVATIGTSSAALQTTYPATIKGIQDVEVRPKVSGFITKVFVHEGQTVSAGQALFSIDSETYQAAVRSAAAAVNTAKAQANTAKLTYQNNKKLYDSKIIGEYELSTAANSYATAKAQVAQAEAALASAREQLAWCTVTSPSAGVVGSLPFKVGALVSASGQALTTVSNISTMEVFFSLSESQILSMSKTNGSIQAAIAAFPAVKLQLADGSIYNHPGKVVKMSGVIDATSGSISLIAHFANPEKLLKSGGAGSIVVPNDHNSAIVIPQEACSQVQDKIFVYIVTKDNKVKYSEIKVNPQDDGKNYIVTAGLHVGDRIVLKGITKLTDGQQIKPITLERYNQKIAEAAKLAESQDNAHAFATAMGGKK, encoded by the coding sequence ATGAAAATTAAAAGCGTTTTGTTTGTTGCAGCAGTTTGTGTTCTTGCTGCGTTGACATCATGTGGTGGAAGTAAGAAGGGCGGTCTGCCTGACTTCAGCGATGATGAGTTCGCTGTAGCTACTATCGGTACTTCCAGCGCCGCATTGCAGACTACCTATCCTGCTACCATCAAGGGTATCCAGGATGTAGAGGTACGTCCTAAGGTTTCTGGTTTTATCACTAAGGTTTTTGTACACGAGGGACAGACTGTATCAGCAGGTCAGGCTTTGTTCTCTATTGATAGCGAGACCTATCAGGCTGCTGTCCGTTCTGCAGCTGCCGCTGTAAACACAGCTAAGGCACAGGCTAATACAGCCAAGTTGACCTATCAGAACAATAAGAAATTGTATGATAGCAAGATTATCGGTGAATATGAACTCTCTACAGCAGCTAACAGCTATGCAACAGCTAAGGCTCAGGTAGCTCAGGCAGAGGCAGCTTTGGCTTCAGCCCGCGAGCAGTTGGCTTGGTGTACCGTTACCAGTCCTTCTGCTGGTGTAGTAGGTAGTCTTCCTTTCAAGGTAGGTGCTCTGGTAAGTGCTTCTGGTCAGGCTCTTACTACCGTTTCCAATATCAGCACTATGGAGGTATTCTTCTCACTCTCTGAGTCTCAGATCTTGAGCATGTCTAAGACCAATGGTAGCATTCAGGCAGCCATCGCAGCGTTCCCAGCTGTTAAGTTGCAGTTGGCAGACGGTTCTATCTATAATCACCCGGGTAAGGTGGTTAAGATGAGTGGTGTCATCGATGCTACTTCCGGTTCTATCTCTCTCATCGCTCACTTCGCTAACCCAGAGAAGTTGCTGAAGAGTGGTGGTGCAGGTTCTATCGTCGTTCCTAACGATCATAACAGCGCTATCGTTATCCCTCAGGAGGCTTGCTCTCAGGTTCAGGATAAGATTTTCGTTTACATCGTAACCAAGGATAACAAGGTGAAGTATTCTGAGATCAAGGTCAATCCACAGGATGATGGCAAGAACTATATCGTAACTGCAGGTCTTCATGTAGGCGATCGTATTGTTTTGAAGGGTATTACCAAGTTGACCGATGGTCAGCAGATCAAGCCTATCACTCTGGAGCGCTACAATCAGAAGATTGCTGAGGCTGCCAAGTTGGCTGAGTCTCAGGATAACGCTCATGCCTTCGCTACTGCTATGGGCGGAAAGAAGTAA